The nucleotide sequence CACCGGCGACTTCACGGCGGCGCGGGGCGCCCGGGCGGCGCTGGAGGCGCTGGACCGCTGGCCGGACACCGACGCGATCTACGCGGCCAGCGACGCCACCGCGCTGGGCGTGATCGCCGCGCTGCGGGGGCGCGGGCTGCGCGTGCCGCACGACGTGGCGGTGGCCGGGTTCGACGACATCCCGTACGCGGCCGTGAGCAGCCCGGCGCTGACCACCGCCACCCACCCCGTGGCCCGGATCGCCACGGCGGCGGCCACCGCGGTGCTCGACGGCCGGCCGGTGCCGCCGGTCACCGCGTTCCCGTCGACGCTGGTGGCACGCGAGAGCGCCTGAGCCGACGGTCGAGCGCCGGCGGCGGACGCGCGGTTGAGCCGCCGGCAGCCGGGTATCCGCCGCCCGACCCGACCGACGACAGGGGGGCGAGGTGACCGAACCCGCGCCGCCGCACCGGCAGCCCGAGGAGGGCTACCGGCACGGCCGCCTGACCGCCCGCCCCACGACCGTGGCCGCACCCGGCCCGGCCGGCCCGGCCGAGGTCCCCGACCCGGCCGGCGGGCCGCCCGCGCTGCGCCACGTGCCGATCGGCGGCGCCGGGCCGTACCGGGTGGTGGTGCTGCTGCACGGCGCGGGCGGCTCGGCCCGGCAGGGCCTCGACCTGCTGCTGCCGCTGGCCGACGCGCACCGGTTGCTGCTGCTCGCCCCGCAGGCGCTCGCCAGCACCTGGGACCTGATCGCCGAGGGGTACGGCCCGGACGTGGCCCGGATCGACGCGCTGCTGGCCGGGACGCTGCGCGCGTACCCGGTGAACGGGGTGACCGTGGGCGGCTTCTCCGACGGCGCCTCGTACGCCCTCTCGCTGGGCCTGACCAACGGTGACCTGGTCGACGCGGTGCTGGCCTTCTCCCCCGGCTTCGCGGCGCCGCTGGTGACCCACGGCCGGCCCCGGCTGTTCGTCTCGCACGGCACCGACGACCGGGTGCTGCCCATCGACGTGTGCAGCCGGCGGCTGGTGCCCCGCCTGCACTCCCTCGGCTATCCGGCCGAGTACGCCGAGTTCACCGGCGGGCACGAGGTGCCGGCGGAGATCCGGCAGCGGGCGGTGGACTGGCTGGTGGGGTGAGCCGGGTCAGTGCCCCGGCCCGGTGACCGCCGCGTCGACCCGGGCCAGCACGGTGGCGTCGTCGTCGCCGCGTACGCCGCGCAGCAGGTCGATGGCGGTGGCCCGGACCTGGCCGATGATCATGGCGAGCGGCAGCGTCTCGCCCGGGGTGAAGAGCCGGCCCGCGACCCGCACCGCCTCCAGGGCGGCGACGTCGACCCGCTCGGCGTGGGCGTCGGCGACGCCGTCCTGCCCGGTCAGGTCCGCGGCGAGCGCGTCGCCGGCCGAGCGCACCGCCTCGGCGAGGGTCCGCACGGCGCCGCCCAGCTCGGCCGGGACCGGCGCCGGGCCGCGGGTCAGGGTGACGGCGGCGCGCGCCAGCACCCGGACGTTGCGGACGGCGTAGTCGATCTGCCGGATCGAGCCCTCCACCGAGCGCAGCCGGCCCAGGTGCCGGCGGCGGCGCACGTTGAGCCGCAGCGCCTCGCCCGCCGCGCGCACGGCGTCGCGCAGCCGCTCCACGCCGGCGTCGGCGTGCCGGGCCCGCTCCAGGGCGGCCAGCGCCGCCGCGTCGTCGCCCCGGTCGAGCGCGTCGGCGATCTCGCCGAGCACCCCGGCCAGCTCCTCGAAGGTGTGCCGGAACTCGCTGACCAGCGGGGCGAGCGGGCGGCGGGCGTCGACGAGCTGGCTGGCGACCACGGCCACCGCCCCGCCGATCAGCGCGTCGACGAACCGGAACGGCACCAGTGACCCGGTCGGCGGGGAGACCACCACCAGGTAGAGCGCCGAGACGGCCGCCTGCACCACGGTGACCGAGCTGGCGCCGATGGCCACGGCCAGGGCGACGGTGAGCAGGATGACGGTGAGCACCGTCCAGGTGGTCCGGGGGCCGAGCGCCTGCACCACCAGGTCGGCGACGAGCACACCGGCCGCGACGCCGAGCACCACCTCGACGGCCCGGCGCATCCGCTGGCCGCGGGCCTGGCCGAGCACGATCAGCGCGGCGGCCGGGGCGAAGAACGGCTGCGGGTGGCCGACGAGCCGGGTGGCGAGGATCCACGCGACGGTGGCCGCCAGGGTCGCCTCGACCACCGGCAGCCAGCCGCGCCGAAGCCGCCCGGCCGCCTCCCGGACGGCTGCTCCGGGTCGCGGCGTGGCGCCGGACCCGCCGAACCGGAGTAGCCGCGTCCCGCCGCCCGACCCCGTCATCGCCCGCCTCCCTGTCGTGCCCGCCCACCATCCTCGACCCGGTCGCGGCGGACGGCAGCGGCGGGCGTCACCGCACACCGGTGGTGGCGGTCACGGCCGGCCCGTCAGGCCCCCGTGAAGGCCAGCAGCAGGGTACGCACGCCGGCCCGCAGGTCGTCCCGGCTGGCCGGCGTGCCGGGCGGCGGCGCACTGAGCGCTCCGGCGCCGACCAGGCGGTCGAAGAGCAGCCCGTCGACGAACGCGACGAACTGGTCCCCCTGCCGGCGCGGGTCCGGTGCGCCGGCGCGGGCCAGCAGATCCCGGGCCTGGACGCGCAGCACGGTGCCGTGGTCGAGGATCCGGCGCAGCTCGGGCCGGTGCACCGCCTCCAGCAGGCAGGCGTAGCGGGCCAGGGCGCGGCTGCGTCCGGTGGTCAGCCACCGGTCGAGCACCTCGGCCACTCCGGCGGCGAGCTGATCGAGCCCCTCGGGGCCGAGCGCCGGCGCGGGGCCGGGGGGCTCGGTGGGCAGCTCGTGGGCGGCCAGGTCGGCGCGGTCGAGGTCGGCCAGGCGCTGGACCACGGCCTCGATGAGCGCCTGCCGGGTCCGCAGGTACGCCGAGGTGGTGCCGGGCGGCATCCCGGCCCGCGCGTCGACGGCGCGGTGGGTCAGTGCCCGCATGCCGCCCTCGGCCAGCAGCTCCACCGCCGCGTCGGCCAGCCGGGCCACCCGGGCCGCCCGTGCACTCACCGTGGTCCCTCCTCAGACGTGTTCTACGGAGGTAGTATCGCCTTCTACAGGCGTAGAAGGGGTGATCGGCATGGGCGAGCCGCACGCGATCGTGGTCGGCGCCGGCATCGGCGGGCTCGCCGCGGCGCTCGCCCTGCACCGCCGGCGCTGGCGGGTCACCGTGCTGGAGCGCGCCGCCGAGCCGCGCGAGCTGGGCACCGGCCTGACCCTCATGGCGAACGCACTGCGTGGACTGGACGCGCTCGGCGTGGGCGAGGCGATCCGCCGGCAGGGCGTGCCGGACTCGCCCGGCGGGCTGCGCACCAGCGACGGCCGCTGGGTGTCCCGGATCGAGGGAGCCGCGCTGGAACAGGCGCTCGGCACCCCCGCGCTCGGGATCCACCGCACCGCGCTGCACCGGCTGCTCCGCGCCGCCCTGCCGGCCTCGGCACTGGTCACCGGCGCCGACGTCGTGGAGGTCGACGCCGATCGGCCCGCCGTGACCTACCGGCGGGACGGCTCGCCCACCACCCTGCGGGCGGATCTCGTGGTCGGCGCCGACGGGCTGCACAGCGTGCTGCGCCGCCGGCTCTGGCCGGAGCTGCCGGCCCCGGCGTACTCCGGCTCGACGGCCTGGCGGGCGGCGATCCGCTGGACCGGGCCGGTGGCGACGGCCGTCACCTGGGGGCCGGGCCGGGAGTTCGGCATGGTCCCGCTCGGCGACGGCCGGCTCTACTGGTACGCGGCCGAGACGGCCCCGCCGGGCGGGCACGAGCCGGACGAGCTGGCGGCCGTCCGGGACCGCTTCGGCGGCTGGCACGAGCCGATCCCCGCGCTGCTGACGGCCACGCCGCCCGAGACGGTGCTCCGGACCGACCTGTTCCACCTGGCCACCCCGCTGCCGTCGTACGTGCGAGGCCGGGTGGCCCTCCTCGGCGACGCGGCGCACGCCATGACGCCGCACCTCGGGCAGGGCGCGGGGCAGGCCATCGAGGACGCCGTGGTGCTCGGTGCCGCGTGCGCGGGCGGGCCGGGCGACCTGGCCGGCGCGCTGGCCGCGTACGACCGGCAGCGGCGACCCCGCAGCCAGGCGGTCGCCCGGGCCTCCACCCGCGCCGCCCGCTACGGCCAGCAGCTGCGCCACCCGGCGGCGGTGGCCGTGCGCAACGCCCTGCTCCGGTTGATCCCGGCGAGGGCGGCGCTGCGCGGCGCGGCCCGGTACGCCGACTGGCAGCCGCCGGGCTGAGCCAGAAACTGCGCAGGCACGACCCTCCAGAATATCGATCGCGCACGATTCGAGGTCGGCCGAACGGGAGGGCGGGCCGATAAAGTCGGCGGCAGGCCGGTGACTGAGGGCCGCGAGCCCCCGCTGCACCCGCTCCCGGGTGTGAAAGAGGTGACCCATGATCTTCGGCATCATCAGCGTCGCCGTCCACATCGTCCTGGGCGCCGGGCTCGGCGCGGCGGCCGGCGGCACCATCGGCCTGCTCGTCGGCGCGGTCGCCGGGCTGCTCATCGGCGCGCCGTTCGGCTGGGCGGTCGCGTCCGCCGGCACCTACGCCGCCGACGCGAAGGGCATTGTCCTCTTCGTGGTCGACCACACCTGGAGCCTGCTCAACACACTCGCGGGCGCGCTCTACCTGACCCTGCACCTCGTCTTCGGGCACCAACTCGACCGGGCGGTCTCGCAGGCCAGCGGGCGGGTCAACCTCGTCGAGGGCGTCTCGCCCCGCTACGCCACCACCATCGGCACCGTCTGCGCGGGCTCCAGCCCCGGCATCCAGCGGCACGAGGACGTGCACGTCCTCCAGGCGCGGCTGCTCGGCCCGCTCTACCTGCCGCTGGTCGCCCTCAACTTCGCGCTGTTCACCATCGCCCCGGTGTGGCTGCTCTGGCACGACCACAGCAACGCGCCGATCAACCGGTTCACCCGCTACTTCGAGATCGGCGTCTACCCGCACGTCTGGAACGAGGCCATCGCGTACCGGGTCCAGGGGACCCCGCCGCGATGACCGGCGCGATCGAGGCGGTCACCACCTCCCGCCCCACCGCCTAAGCCGCGTGAGCGCCGCCTCCGCCGATCACGGAACGGCCTTCCCGGCCGTGCTGCGGTAGCCTCTCGGCCACCGGGCTGTGCGAGGGGGTGCCGATGGCGACACTGGCCGACGTCGCCCGCCGGGCGGGCGTCTCCCCCGCGACCGCGTCGCGGGTCATCAACGGCAGCAGCAAGCCGGTCGCCGACGAGCTGCGCGAACGGGTGCTGAAGGCCGTCGCCGAGCTGCGGTACGTGCCGAACGCGCACGCCCAGCTGCTGGCCCGGCCGCGGCGCAGCGTGGTCGGCGTGCTGGTACACGACGTGTCCGACCCGTACTTCGCCGAGGTGACCCGGGGGCTGCAACGGGTCGCCACCGAGCGGGGACGGCTCGTCATCATCTGCAACAGCTACCGCGATCCGGAGCGCGAGGTGGAGTACGTCGACCTGCTCCGCGCCCAGCAGGTCGCCGCCATCGTGCTGGCCGGGTCCGGCTACCACGACCCCACGGTCAACGCGCTGCTCGACGAGCGGCTCGCCGCGTACGCGGCCACCGGCGGCCGGGTCGCCGTGATCGGCCGGCACCGGCACCGGGGCGACGCCGTGCTACCGGCCAACGAGGAGGGCGGCCGCCTGCTCGGCGCGGAGCTGCGCCGCCTCGGCCACCGGAGCGTCGGCGTGCTGGCCGGCCCACGCCCCCTCACCACCACGAGCGACCGGCTCGCCGGGCTCGCCGCCGGCCTGGGTGAGCCGCTGCCGGAGGCGCGGATCCGGTACGCGGACTTCACCCGCGACGGCGGGTCCCGCGCCGCCGCGGAACTGCTGGACGCCGTGCCGGGGCTGACCGCCGTCGTGGCGATGAACGACTCGATGGGCGTCGGCGCGCTGAACCTGCTGCGCGCCCGCGGCGTGCGGGTGCCCGCCGACGTGTCCGTGGTCGGCTTCGACGACATGCCGATCGCCGCCGACGTGACACCGGCGCTGACCACCGTGCGCCTGCCGCTGGCCGAGCTGGGCGCCCGCGCCATGACCCTGGCCCTGGACGCGCCCGACGGCCGGGACCGGGTGGAGACCCTGCCCGCCGAACTGGTCCACCGCGACAGCCTGGGCCCCGCCCCCGCCTGACCGGCGCAGCGCCCGCCCCACCGCCGCCGGGACGGACCGGCGCAGCCCCGGGCGGACCGGCTCAGCCCGGATCGGCGGCGAGGGCGGCGAGACGGGGAATCTGCCGCGGGTCGGACAGCGCCGATCCGACCGCCACCATCCGCGCCCCGGCGGCGAGGAAGTCGCCCGCGTTGTCGGCGTCGATCCCGCCGGTGGCCACGAACCGCGCCTCGGGCAGCGGCCCGGCGACGGCCCGGAACCAGGCGGGCCCGAGGCTGACCGCGGGGAACGCCTTCAGCCAGACCAGGCCGTGGTCGAGGGCCCGCTGGGCCTCGGTGGGGGTGGCCACGCCGGGCAGGTGCGGGATGCCGTAGCTGACCGCCGCGTCGGCGATCGCCAGGTCCAGCCCCGGGGCGACGGTGAACGCGGCGCCCGCCGCGGCGGCCAGCCGGACCTGGGCGGGGGTGCGGACCGTGCCCGCGCCCACCAGGCGGTCGCGGCGCCGGCCCGCCGCCACGGCGGCGCGCAGCGCGAGGACCGCGTCCGGCGTGCGGATCGGCACCTCCACCACGTCGATGTCGAGGTCCCAGGCGCGCTCGGCGAGCCGGACGGTCTCGTCGGGCGGCAGGTCGCGCAGGATCACCATCACCCGCGCGGGCCCGAAGACCGGCTCGAAGTCGTGCCCGCTCATGGCTCGCTCCCTCCACGGTGGATGCCGCCGCCCGCATTCTGCACCGTTCCGCCGCCGGCGCGGGGCCGCTCCGGCGGACCGGGGGAACGGCTGGGGCGGGCCGGGCAGGCGGGTCGTCACCACGTTCCGCCCGGACGACGTGGTGGACATGGAGTTCGGCAACTGGTCGGCCAACCTGGACCGGCTCGCCGAGGACACCGGCACGTACGCCGGATACCTGGCCGCGCTGCGGCGGCGCCGGGCGGCGTTCATCGCGGCGGGCGCCACCTCGTCGGGCCACGGGCACCCGACCGCCCGTACCCTCGCTCTCGACCCGGCGGAGGCGGCGGCGCTGTACGACCGGGGGCGGGCCGACGCCGCCGAGACCATCGTGGACGTGGCGTACCGGCTGCCGAAGCGGGTCTTCAAGTTCGGGGAGGCTGCATGACCACCATCACCGACGTGCAGGTGCACGACGTCCGGTTCCCGACGGCCGCCAGCGGCGACGGCTCGGACGCGATCAACCGGGGCGACTACTCGGCCACCTACGTGGAGCTGACCACCGACGGCGGCCCCACCGGCACGGGGTTCACCTTCACCAACGGCCGGGGCAACGAGATCACCTGCGCGGCCGTGCGGGCCCTGGCCCACCACGTACGCGGCCGGACCGTCGCCGAGATCGCCGCCGAGCCGGTGGCGTTCTGGCGCTCGCTCACCGCCGACGTGCAGCTGCGCTGGCTCGGCCCCGAGAAGGGCGTCATCCACATGGCGACCGGCGCGCTGGTCAACGCCGTCTGGGACCTGCGCGCCAAGCTCGCCGGCAAGCCGCTGTGGCGACTCCTGGCCGAGCTGCCGACCGACGACCTGGTGGCCACCGTCGACTTCCACCACATCACCGACGCGCTCACCCCCGACGAGGCGGCCGCCATCCTCGACAAGGGGCGCGACGGGCTCGCCGACCGCCTGGCCGGGCTGGACCGCGACGGCTTCCCCTCGTACACCACCTCGGTCGGCTGGCTCGGCTACCCGGACGACAAGGTGCGGGCGCTCACCCGCGCCGCGTACGCCGACGGCTGGCGGGCCGTGAAGATGAAGGTCGGCGGCCCGCTGGACGACGACCTGCGCCGGGCCCGGATCATCCGCGCCGAGATCGGGCCGGACGCGCTGCTCATGATGGACGCCAACCAGGTCTGGGACGTCGACCAGGCGATTACCGCGATGACCGCGCTGGCCGAGGTCGACCCGTACTGGATCGAGGAGCCGACGCACGCCGACGACGTGCTGGGCCACGCCCGGATCGCCCGCGCGGTCACCGAGCTGACCGGCGGCCGGTGCCGGGTCGCCACGGGCGAGGTGGCCGCCAACCGGGTGATCTTCAAGCAGCTCCTCCAGGCCGAGGCCATCGGCGTCATGCAGGTCGACGCGTGCCGGGTCGGCGGGGTCGACGAGGTCCTCGCCGAGCTGCTCATGGCGGCGAAGTTCGGCGTGCCGGTCTGCCCGCACGCCGGCGGCGTCGGCCTCTGCGAGTACGTCCAGCACCTGGCGATCTTCGACCACCTCCGGGTCGGCACCGGCCTCGACGGCCGGATGATCGAGTACGTGGACCACCTGCACGAGCACTTCGTCGACCCGGTCCGCACCCGGGGCGGCCGCTACCTGCTGCCGACCGCCCCCGGCTACAGCAGCACCATGCGACCGGAGTCGATCGCCGAGTTCCGCTTCCCGGACGGCCCGACATGGCGCTGACCACCGACCGCCTCGGCCTGGCGACGCTGCGCCGGCTGCCCGTCGAGTGCCGGCCCCTGCTGCGCCCCGGCACCGTGCCGACGGGCATCGTCCACCTCGGACTCGGCGCGTTCCACCGCGCCCACCAGGCCGTGCACACCGAGGCGGCGGTCGCCGTGGCCGGCGGGGACTGGGGCACCGTGGGGGTCGCCCCGCGCAGCACCGCCGTGGTCGACGCGCTGGCCGCGCAGGACGCCCTGTTCAGCGTCACCACCCTGGCTCCCGGGGGCACGGCCACCCGGGTGGTCGGCGCCCTGGCCGGGGTACGCCACGCGCCTCGCGACCCGGCCGCCGTGGTGCGCCTGCTCGCCGACCCGGCGATCCGGGTGGTGACGCTGACCGTGACCGAGAAGGCGTACCAGCTCGACCCGGTCACCGGCACGCTGTGCGCCGACGCGGACCTGCTGGCCGACCTCACCACCGACCGGCCCCCGCGGACCGTGCCGGGGCTGCTCGTGCGCGGGCTGCTCGCCCGGGCCGCCGCCGACGCGGGCCCGGTCGCGCTGGTCAGCTGCGACAACCTGCCGGCCAACGGCCGTCGGCTACGCGGCCTCGTGACCCAGGCGCTCACGCTGGCCCGGGTGCCCGACGGGCCGGCCGGCTGGATCGCGCGGCAGGTCAGCTTCCCCGGCACCATGGTCGACCGGATCGTGCCGGCCGCCACCGCGGACACCCTGGACACGGCCCGGCGGGCGCTCGGCGTCACCGACCTGGCGGCGGTGGCCGCCGAGCCGTACTCCCAGTGGGTGGTGGAGGACGACTTCCCGGGCGGGCGGCCGGCCTGGGAGCGGGCCGGGGCGGTGCTCACCGACGACGCCGGCCCGTGGGAGCGGCTGAAACTGCGCACGCTCAACGGGGTGCACTCGGCGACGGCGTACCTGGGGGCCCTCGCGGGCGCCGAGACCGTCGCCGAGGCCCTGGCGCTGCCGGGGCTGGGTGACGTGCTGCGCCGGCTCGTCGCCGAGGACGTGGCGGCCAGCTTCACCCCGCCGCCCGGCGTCTCCGTGCCGGCGTACGGGGAGGAGGTGCTGGCCCGGTTCGCCAACCCGGCGATCCGGCACCGCACTCTCCAGATCGCCATGGACGGCTCGCAGAAGCTGCCCCAGCGGGTGCTGCACACCGTCGCCGACCTCCGCGCCGCCGGCCGCCCGGCCCGCTGGGCCGCCCTCGTGGTCGCGGCGTGGGTGCGCTTCGTCCTCGGGCACGCCGACGACGGCCGCCCCCTGCCGCTGGACGACCCGCTCGCCGACCGGATCCGCGCGGCTCTCGCCGCCGCACCGGGCACCCCGGCCGGGGCGGTCGACGCGCTCTTCGCGCTGCGCGAGGTCTTCCCCGCCGACCTGGCCGCCGACGACGAGGTCCGGGCCGACGTGACCGGCTGGCTCGACGCGCTCGACCGGCACGGCGTCCGGGCCACCGTGGCCGGCGCCGCATGACGGGCCCGGGGGCCGTTCGGCGCGGCGCGGCCGGAGCGGGTGCGCCGCCCACGGTCGCGCTGGTCGGGGCGAACGGGCACGGCCGCTGGCACCGGCGGGCCATCGCTCCGCTGCACGACGCCGGCCGGGTGCGCCTCGTCGGGCTGGTCGACGTCCGCCCCCTGGAGGACGAGCCGGCCGCCCCCGTGCCGCCGGGGACGGAGACCTTCACCGACCACCGGGCCATGCTGGCCGCCGTACGCCCCGACGTGGTGGTGGTCTGCACCCCGCCGCACACCCACCTGCCGATCGCCCTCGACGCGCTCGCCGCCGGGGCGGACCTGCTGCTGGAGAAGCCGCCGGTGCTCGACCTGGCCGAACACCGCCGGCTCGACGGGGCCCTCGCCAACCCCCTGGCCCACGCGGTCATGCAGTGCCTGGCCGTCGGCGAGGCGGCGACCGGGACGCCGGTCCGGCCGGCCCGGATCGAGGTGGAGCGCTATCGGGTACGGCCCATCGAGGTGGACGACACCGCCGTGCTCCGGGTGACGCCGCGGACCGGGCCGCCGGTGCTGGCCGCCGTGACCCTGGCCGGCGAGGACCATATCGCGGGCGAGGTGCACGTCTCGGGCGACGGGGGCGGCGCCGTGCTGGAGTACCCGACCGACCGCCTGCGGCTGCCCGGTGACCCGGCGCTGCGGGAGGTGCCCGGCCGGCACGGGCTGCTGGAGAACCTGGTCGCCGACTGACCCTCCTCCCGGCTCTCGGCAGAAGATCAGCCGGGCCGGGCGGCGTCCGCCCCTTCGCGGCGGGCGGCCCGCCGGGCCCGGACGACCCGCACGACCACCACCAGCACCACGAGGGCGAGCAGCGCCTCACCGCCCCAGCCGAGCCGCCGCTCGAGCAGCCGGAACGACGCCCCGGCCAGGTAGCCGAGCAGGGTCACGGCCACCGCCCAGAGCACGCCGCCGGCGAGGTTCGCCACGGTGAACGCACGGTGCCCGATGCCGCTCATCCCGGCCAGTCCGGGTACGAGGGCGCGCAGCGCCGCCGCCCAGCGGCCGAGCACCACGGCGACCGCGCCCCGGCGGCGGACCAGCTCCAGCGCCCGCGACAGCTCCCCGGAACGGGCGACGCGCTGGGGCACGCGGGCCAGCAGCCGCCGGCCGTACCGGCGGCCCACGAGGTAGCCGGCCTGGTCGCCGACGGCCGCGCCCGCGACCGCCGCGAGGACCACCGCCCAGAGCGGCAGCCGTCCCTCGTGCGCGAGAACCCCACCGACCAGTACGGCGATCTCCCCCGGCACGAGCAGCCCGAGGAACGTCGACGCCTCCAGCGCCGGCAGCAGGAACACCAGGGCCAGCACCAGCGCGGGCGGAAGCGCCACCAGCAGGTCCAGCACCCGGTCCACCCGCCGATTGTGACCCGCCGCGGGGCTCGGCCGCGCCGGCTCGGGCAGCACCGCGAGGCTCGGCCGCGCCGGCTCGGGCAGCACCGCGAGGCTCGGCCGCGCCGGGTCGGGCGGTGCCCGGGAATCGGTCGGAACGAACCGCCGGGTCGAGGAATACCGGCGGGCCCGACCGGGGACAATGACCGACAGGACGGGACGGTGACGGCGAGCGCCCAGGCCCGGGACGTGCGCGGGACGGGGGACCGGACGTGGAGGGTGGGACAGCCGCCGGGCTGGTGCCGGGCGACGATCCGGCCGGCACCGCCCCGGCGTTCACGATCGACCTGCCGGCCGACCCGGCGCGGCTGGCGCCGACCCGGGAGCGGCTGCGGCGCTGGCTGCGCGCCCACGGGGTCAGCGAGTGGGACGTCGAGACCGTGCTGATGGCCGCCGGAGAGGCGTGCGCCAACGCCATCGAGCACGGCTACCGCTTCGCGCCCGAGGGGATCACCACGCTGCGCGCCGAGCTGCGCGACGACCACCTGGTGGTCGAGGTACGCGACCGCGGCGGCTGGCGGCCCGACGCCGACGGTGACCCCGGCGACCGGGGCCGGGGGCGGATGATCATGGACCGGGTGATGGACGAGGTGAGCATCGCCGGCGCCCCGGATGGCACGACCGTCCGCCTCGTCAAGCGGCTCACCGGCGGCTGACCGACACGGTCGGGAGGCCGACCGGGGGCGACGCTCCCTAGCGAAGATCAGCTATAAGGGACGTATGGAGTTCCCGGCCTACCTGGCGACCATGCCGATGCACGCGATCACCGAGATCCACGGCGAGCCGGGCCTGCTGGCTCGCTTCCGGCTGGAGGTCGAGGCGTTCGACGAGCCGGCCCGGGAACGGCTCACCGCCGCCCTCGACCTCGCCGCCGAGCTGCACCGGGAGGACCGGCGGGTGCGCGAGCCGTACCTGAACCACCTGCTGCGGGTGGCGATCCGGATGATGCACCACTACGAGGTGCGGGACGTGGACGTGATCGTGGCGGGCCTGCTGCACGACGCCGTGGAGGACCACCCGGCGGAGCTCGCCGGCCCGGACGCGCTACGACGACCCCCGCCCGGCGCGGCCGATGCCGCGCAGCGACCTGGAGCCGTCGATCCGACGCCCGCGGCCCTGGCCGCGCTGGCCGCGCGGTTCGGCCCGCGGGTCGCCCGGCTCGTCGGCGCGGTCACCAACCCGGCGTACGACCCGGGGCGCGACCGGCACGTCCAGTACCGGGAGCACGTGGCGGCGAGCCTCGACCGGGAGCCCTGGGCTCGGGTGATCAAGGTGTCGGACTTCACCGACAACGGCGTGGGGGTGATCCACACGGTCGGGCCGAAGGTGGCCCGCTCGGCGGCGAAGTACCGGCCCCTCGTGCCGGTCTACCGCGACCTCATCGCCCGGCCCGACACGCCGCTGTCCCTGCCGGTGAAGCGGCACATCTTCGCCCAGCTCGACCTGGCCGAGGAACGGTTCAGCGCCATCCTCGACCAGCCGAACTGACCGTCGCGCAGGGCGCTGGTCCGGCCAGACCGGCGAGGCGGCGGCATCCCGGGGCGCTGGACCCGCCAGACCGGCGACGTGGCAATCCTCATCGGGGTCCTCTCGGCGGACCGCCGGTCGATCGACCGGCGGCGCGGAAGCTGCGGGGACCTCGCGTGCGGACGCGCGACGGCGCGCACCGGAACTGCCCGGCTCGGGCGGGACGTTCAGCCGCCGTACGGCGGCGCCCGTTGGCCAATCGTCGCACGCGATGGTGTGCGCACGGTCCCTCCTGTCGTCGAACGGCGATGTCCGTCCCGCCATCCGACCAGCTCATCACGACTACCAACACCGGCCGAACATCTACAGATACACCTTTGTCGATGCGTGGCGAGGGCGCTTCCGGAAGCGAGGACAGGCGGCGGGCGATTGCCGACCGCAGGTCAGGCAGCCTTGAAAACCGTGTCCAGATGCCACTCGAGGAACTCGCTGTTGGGCCTGTCACCCCTCCGCTCAGGAACAGTGATGGGATGGCCGGCCTTGGCGTAGAACTGATCGCCATTCCCGAACTCGCTACGCAATCGAGGGCTCACCATCAACCGGTACTTCGGGTCTACGCCCAGGTATCCCCGATCGA is from Micromonospora terminaliae and encodes:
- a CDS encoding TetR/AcrR family transcriptional regulator, translating into MSARAARVARLADAAVELLAEGGMRALTHRAVDARAGMPPGTTSAYLRTRQALIEAVVQRLADLDRADLAAHELPTEPPGPAPALGPEGLDQLAAGVAEVLDRWLTTGRSRALARYACLLEAVHRPELRRILDHGTVLRVQARDLLARAGAPDPRRQGDQFVAFVDGLLFDRLVGAGALSAPPPGTPASRDDLRAGVRTLLLAFTGA
- a CDS encoding glycine zipper family protein — translated: MIFGIISVAVHIVLGAGLGAAAGGTIGLLVGAVAGLLIGAPFGWAVASAGTYAADAKGIVLFVVDHTWSLLNTLAGALYLTLHLVFGHQLDRAVSQASGRVNLVEGVSPRYATTIGTVCAGSSPGIQRHEDVHVLQARLLGPLYLPLVALNFALFTIAPVWLLWHDHSNAPINRFTRYFEIGVYPHVWNEAIAYRVQGTPPR
- a CDS encoding FAD-dependent oxidoreductase, translating into MGEPHAIVVGAGIGGLAAALALHRRRWRVTVLERAAEPRELGTGLTLMANALRGLDALGVGEAIRRQGVPDSPGGLRTSDGRWVSRIEGAALEQALGTPALGIHRTALHRLLRAALPASALVTGADVVEVDADRPAVTYRRDGSPTTLRADLVVGADGLHSVLRRRLWPELPAPAYSGSTAWRAAIRWTGPVATAVTWGPGREFGMVPLGDGRLYWYAAETAPPGGHEPDELAAVRDRFGGWHEPIPALLTATPPETVLRTDLFHLATPLPSYVRGRVALLGDAAHAMTPHLGQGAGQAIEDAVVLGAACAGGPGDLAGALAAYDRQRRPRSQAVARASTRAARYGQQLRHPAAVAVRNALLRLIPARAALRGAARYADWQPPG
- a CDS encoding alpha/beta hydrolase, which encodes MTEPAPPHRQPEEGYRHGRLTARPTTVAAPGPAGPAEVPDPAGGPPALRHVPIGGAGPYRVVVLLHGAGGSARQGLDLLLPLADAHRLLLLAPQALASTWDLIAEGYGPDVARIDALLAGTLRAYPVNGVTVGGFSDGASYALSLGLTNGDLVDAVLAFSPGFAAPLVTHGRPRLFVSHGTDDRVLPIDVCSRRLVPRLHSLGYPAEYAEFTGGHEVPAEIRQRAVDWLVG
- a CDS encoding bifunctional 4-hydroxy-2-oxoglutarate aldolase/2-dehydro-3-deoxy-phosphogluconate aldolase; the encoded protein is MSGHDFEPVFGPARVMVILRDLPPDETVRLAERAWDLDIDVVEVPIRTPDAVLALRAAVAAGRRRDRLVGAGTVRTPAQVRLAAAAGAAFTVAPGLDLAIADAAVSYGIPHLPGVATPTEAQRALDHGLVWLKAFPAVSLGPAWFRAVAGPLPEARFVATGGIDADNAGDFLAAGARMVAVGSALSDPRQIPRLAALAADPG
- a CDS encoding FUSC family protein, producing MTGSGGGTRLLRFGGSGATPRPGAAVREAAGRLRRGWLPVVEATLAATVAWILATRLVGHPQPFFAPAAALIVLGQARGQRMRRAVEVVLGVAAGVLVADLVVQALGPRTTWTVLTVILLTVALAVAIGASSVTVVQAAVSALYLVVVSPPTGSLVPFRFVDALIGGAVAVVASQLVDARRPLAPLVSEFRHTFEELAGVLGEIADALDRGDDAAALAALERARHADAGVERLRDAVRAAGEALRLNVRRRRHLGRLRSVEGSIRQIDYAVRNVRVLARAAVTLTRGPAPVPAELGGAVRTLAEAVRSAGDALAADLTGQDGVADAHAERVDVAALEAVRVAGRLFTPGETLPLAMIIGQVRATAIDLLRGVRGDDDATVLARVDAAVTGPGH
- a CDS encoding LacI family DNA-binding transcriptional regulator — encoded protein: MATLADVARRAGVSPATASRVINGSSKPVADELRERVLKAVAELRYVPNAHAQLLARPRRSVVGVLVHDVSDPYFAEVTRGLQRVATERGRLVIICNSYRDPEREVEYVDLLRAQQVAAIVLAGSGYHDPTVNALLDERLAAYAATGGRVAVIGRHRHRGDAVLPANEEGGRLLGAELRRLGHRSVGVLAGPRPLTTTSDRLAGLAAGLGEPLPEARIRYADFTRDGGSRAAAELLDAVPGLTAVVAMNDSMGVGALNLLRARGVRVPADVSVVGFDDMPIAADVTPALTTVRLPLAELGARAMTLALDAPDGRDRVETLPAELVHRDSLGPAPA